In Oceaniferula marina, the following proteins share a genomic window:
- a CDS encoding sialidase family protein, with protein MMTTSSTPNHAIAHSCVPLILATLLVCWLYPTVSRAEASAVEGLDTPVLVFKEGEAGYPYFRIPTITRSQDGTLLAFAEGRFIRDDHGRNDIVLKRSADGGKTWGELQVIHADQSLVMVNPSPVTLDSGRILLFYETFPHGYHARVGRHHKMMDDGFGLHTQKLLVRASDDDGKSWSKAVELQKTSRKDKNIISSGSPANAIQLQKGKHKGRIVLPMFLTEKINDKSRTWKNAVLYSDDMARSWKRSAYVPVETTETGNECLIAEIGDGHILMNARSQKSKHRLTSISKDGGASWSPFAYSQELKNRPCNCGLVRFPVGDSASLFFSYNNSLSKRANGHIAMSKDDGTSWPINKQVIPGLFGYSQLVPCDETTLGMIYEPFESVKEEWSIYFLRIPLEWMEK; from the coding sequence ATGATGACAACGTCCTCCACGCCAAACCACGCTATTGCACATTCGTGTGTGCCCCTGATCCTGGCCACCCTGCTGGTCTGCTGGCTTTACCCGACCGTATCCCGAGCCGAAGCCTCAGCGGTGGAAGGCCTCGATACTCCGGTTCTGGTCTTCAAGGAAGGGGAAGCGGGGTACCCGTATTTTCGTATCCCCACCATCACCCGAAGCCAGGACGGCACATTGCTTGCTTTCGCCGAAGGGCGGTTTATCCGCGACGACCATGGACGCAATGACATCGTTTTAAAACGCAGTGCCGACGGCGGTAAAACCTGGGGGGAGCTGCAAGTCATTCACGCCGACCAATCCCTCGTAATGGTCAACCCCAGCCCGGTCACTCTGGACAGCGGGCGGATTCTCCTGTTCTACGAAACCTTTCCTCATGGATATCACGCCCGGGTCGGCAGACACCACAAAATGATGGATGACGGCTTTGGACTCCATACCCAGAAACTACTCGTTCGCGCCAGCGACGACGACGGCAAATCGTGGTCCAAAGCCGTAGAGCTACAAAAGACCTCCAGAAAAGATAAAAACATCATTTCCTCGGGCAGTCCCGCCAATGCCATCCAACTCCAAAAGGGAAAACACAAAGGCCGCATCGTCCTGCCGATGTTTCTCACCGAAAAAATCAACGATAAAAGCCGCACATGGAAAAATGCCGTGCTTTACTCTGACGACATGGCCCGCAGCTGGAAACGCTCCGCTTATGTCCCGGTAGAAACAACAGAAACAGGAAATGAATGCCTGATCGCTGAAATCGGTGACGGTCACATCCTGATGAACGCCCGTTCTCAAAAATCCAAGCACCGCCTGACCTCCATCAGCAAGGACGGCGGGGCCAGCTGGTCACCCTTTGCCTATTCCCAGGAGTTAAAAAACCGCCCGTGCAACTGCGGCCTCGTCCGGTTCCCTGTCGGCGACAGCGCATCCTTGTTTTTTTCTTACAACAACTCACTGAGTAAACGGGCCAACGGCCACATCGCCATGAGTAAGGACGACGGCACATCCTGGCCAATCAACAAACAAGTCATCCCCGGCCTCTTTGGCTACAGCCAGTTGGTCCCATGCGATGAAACGACGCTGGGAATGATCTATGAACCATTCGAAAGCGTCAAAGAAGAATGGTCGATCTACTTCCTGCGTATTCCGCTCGAATGGATGGAAAAATAA
- a CDS encoding prenyltransferase/squalene oxidase repeat-containing protein yields MSLHATLSPETLQLLHEQKRNSTITSVIIAILSVLLLGIGLTLYFLPAIKNIPSDVVVHHSPNDPNPKDPPPTMQRLFSQRPPSSANQVVPSIVAMAQNTINLPVLETPADIVGLAAGTGGDGDGLGPGDGDGVFIPGDPDIPNIQRCSKDERMNLLKQYGGKPETEDVVVRSLRWLKQTQNSDGSWGDQHKAGMTGLALLAYLGHCETPDSEEFGDSCLQAIVYLLNIGSQNNGRLATNTRDKHWPYEHAIATYALAEAYSFSKRSNYTIPQHPEVLKLAGEWIITHQHGSGGWDYQYDISGKRGGDLSIAAWHIQALKACDATGLGFDGIKSTIKAALNYVSARQAANGGFGYTGTSPVGGAGHHSLTGAGLLAYQMWGKGSRSEVRKGARYILDKAELDYNGPECDLYAHYYHSQAMIQRGGDQWKQYNQRFSDQILLNQADDGSWKKPGGGSKPRAVAANYANDSKEGIHYRTCLCTLMLEVYYRYLPGTH; encoded by the coding sequence ATGAGCCTACATGCCACCCTCAGCCCGGAAACCCTGCAGCTCCTGCATGAGCAAAAACGCAACTCCACCATCACCAGTGTGATCATCGCCATCCTCAGCGTGCTCTTACTGGGAATTGGCCTCACGCTCTATTTTCTACCAGCGATCAAGAACATCCCCTCTGACGTTGTTGTCCACCACTCACCCAACGACCCAAACCCGAAAGACCCGCCGCCCACGATGCAACGCTTGTTTTCCCAGCGTCCTCCATCTTCAGCCAATCAAGTGGTTCCAAGCATCGTTGCCATGGCTCAAAACACCATCAACCTTCCGGTCCTCGAAACGCCGGCTGACATCGTTGGTCTGGCAGCAGGCACCGGTGGCGATGGTGACGGCCTCGGCCCCGGCGATGGTGACGGCGTTTTTATTCCCGGCGATCCGGACATCCCAAACATTCAACGTTGCTCGAAAGACGAACGCATGAACCTACTTAAACAATACGGAGGCAAACCTGAAACCGAAGACGTCGTGGTCCGCTCACTGAGGTGGCTCAAACAAACCCAGAACTCAGATGGATCATGGGGCGACCAACACAAAGCCGGCATGACCGGACTGGCCCTCCTCGCCTACTTGGGCCACTGCGAAACCCCTGACTCCGAAGAGTTTGGCGACTCGTGCCTGCAAGCTATCGTCTACCTGCTGAACATCGGTAGTCAAAACAACGGCCGCCTCGCCACCAATACCCGCGACAAACATTGGCCGTATGAACACGCCATCGCCACCTACGCCCTGGCAGAAGCCTACTCGTTCTCCAAACGCAGCAACTACACCATCCCCCAACACCCGGAAGTGCTCAAACTCGCCGGCGAATGGATCATCACCCACCAACATGGGTCCGGAGGATGGGACTACCAATACGATATCTCCGGCAAGCGAGGCGGAGACCTCTCGATTGCCGCCTGGCACATCCAGGCACTGAAAGCCTGCGACGCCACCGGGCTCGGATTCGATGGCATAAAATCCACCATCAAAGCCGCTCTCAACTACGTCAGCGCCCGTCAAGCAGCCAATGGGGGATTCGGCTACACCGGAACTTCCCCGGTCGGAGGAGCCGGCCACCACAGCCTGACCGGTGCCGGCTTACTCGCCTACCAGATGTGGGGCAAAGGATCTCGCTCCGAAGTTCGCAAAGGTGCACGTTACATCCTGGATAAGGCCGAACTGGATTACAACGGGCCGGAATGCGACCTCTACGCCCACTACTACCATTCCCAAGCCATGATCCAGCGCGGTGGCGACCAATGGAAACAATACAACCAACGCTTCAGCGACCAAATCCTGCTCAACCAAGCCGACGACGGATCGTGGAAAAAACCAGGAGGTGGCAGCAAACCGAGAGCTGTGGCTGCAAACTACGCCAACGACAGCAAGGAAGGGATCCACTACCGAACCTGCCTCTGCACCCTGATGCTCGAAGTTTACTACCGCTACCTTCCGGGCACCCATTAA
- the grpE gene encoding nucleotide exchange factor GrpE, giving the protein MSFAMQEPMQDKQETEIEENAAEEQVVDDAVEAGEEAQDTETVEEEELDPWEQLELEVAKWKDQAVRTAAELDNYRKRMTREKLDSVRYGNQGLLEELLPVLDNFEMGMQAAAQEQGSMLFMGMDMVQKQLVEFLTSQNVTEIPAEVGGEFDPQQHEALSQEASEEIEPEKIVRVIRKGYRMGERLLRPSNVIVSLGQAAETETESE; this is encoded by the coding sequence ATGAGTTTCGCCATGCAGGAACCGATGCAGGACAAGCAAGAAACAGAAATCGAGGAAAACGCCGCTGAGGAGCAGGTCGTTGATGATGCGGTAGAAGCTGGCGAAGAGGCTCAAGATACCGAAACTGTCGAAGAGGAGGAACTGGACCCGTGGGAGCAGTTGGAGCTCGAGGTTGCCAAGTGGAAAGACCAGGCTGTTCGCACCGCCGCGGAATTGGACAACTACCGTAAGCGCATGACCCGCGAGAAGCTCGACTCGGTCCGTTATGGAAACCAGGGCTTGTTGGAGGAGTTGCTTCCCGTGTTGGATAACTTTGAAATGGGGATGCAGGCTGCAGCCCAGGAACAGGGGTCGATGTTGTTCATGGGGATGGATATGGTGCAGAAGCAATTGGTTGAGTTCCTCACTTCCCAAAATGTCACGGAGATCCCGGCTGAGGTCGGAGGGGAGTTTGACCCACAGCAGCATGAAGCATTAAGCCAGGAGGCCAGTGAAGAGATTGAACCTGAAAAAATCGTGCGGGTGATTCGCAAGGGATATCGGATGGGAGAGCGGCTACTGAGGCCTTCGAATGTCATTGTTTCCTTGGGTCAGGCGGCTGAAACTGAAACGGAAAGCGAGTAA
- the dnaJ gene encoding molecular chaperone DnaJ, whose amino-acid sequence MSTKRDYYEVLGASKDASAAELKKAYRKLAIKFHPDKNPDDKEAEEKFKELGEAYEVLSDEDKRAAYDRYGHAAFENGGGGAGGFGGGFHDASDIFSQVFGGAFGGGGFEDIFGGGRRRRDPSGRQPGSDLRYDLEITLEEAAEGVQKELEIEKLEGCSSCGSSGSKSGGGRKTCATCGGHGVVTRQAGIFVQQSECPSCHGAGQTISDPCTSCHGEGRRNEKTRIKINIPAGVDNGTRLRSSGNGDAGLRGGQPGDLYVFLHIKAHDIFEREDDDLFCEVPMPFATAALGGELEVPTLEGKSSIKIPPGTQGGTTFRLRNRGIKDLRSGGKGDLHVEVHVEVPTRLDSGQKEKLKAFSESIGEKNNPVQESFFEKAKRFFDM is encoded by the coding sequence ATGTCTACGAAACGCGACTATTATGAGGTTCTTGGTGCATCCAAGGATGCTTCCGCAGCGGAACTGAAAAAGGCCTACCGCAAGTTGGCGATTAAGTTTCATCCGGATAAAAACCCGGACGACAAGGAGGCGGAAGAAAAGTTCAAGGAACTCGGTGAGGCCTACGAGGTGCTCAGCGATGAGGATAAACGTGCTGCTTACGATCGTTACGGTCACGCGGCCTTTGAAAATGGGGGTGGCGGAGCTGGCGGCTTTGGCGGTGGCTTCCACGATGCCTCTGATATTTTCTCGCAGGTCTTTGGCGGCGCCTTTGGTGGCGGTGGTTTCGAAGATATTTTTGGTGGTGGGCGCCGTCGGCGTGATCCATCCGGCCGCCAGCCGGGGAGTGACCTTCGCTACGATCTGGAAATCACGCTGGAAGAGGCTGCCGAGGGAGTGCAGAAGGAGCTTGAAATCGAAAAACTCGAAGGATGTTCGAGCTGTGGAAGCTCAGGATCCAAGAGTGGGGGTGGACGTAAAACCTGTGCCACCTGCGGTGGTCATGGGGTGGTGACTCGCCAGGCTGGTATCTTTGTTCAGCAGAGTGAGTGCCCGAGCTGCCACGGCGCGGGGCAAACGATTTCGGACCCCTGCACCAGCTGCCACGGTGAAGGTCGCCGGAATGAAAAGACCCGGATTAAGATCAACATCCCAGCCGGGGTGGACAACGGAACCCGCTTGCGTTCATCCGGTAATGGTGATGCAGGATTGCGCGGCGGCCAGCCGGGCGATCTGTATGTATTTTTACACATCAAGGCTCACGATATCTTTGAGCGTGAGGACGACGATTTATTCTGCGAAGTCCCCATGCCATTTGCCACAGCGGCTTTGGGTGGCGAGTTGGAAGTGCCAACCTTGGAAGGTAAGTCATCGATTAAAATTCCTCCAGGCACCCAGGGTGGAACGACTTTCCGACTGCGCAACCGCGGCATCAAGGATTTGAGAAGTGGGGGCAAGGGCGATTTACACGTGGAGGTGCATGTGGAGGTGCCGACGCGTCTGGATTCCGGGCAGAAAGAAAAGCTTAAAGCCTTTTCGGAATCCATCGGGGAGAAAAACAACCCGGTCCAAGAGTCATTCTTTGAAAAAGCGAAACGCTTTTTTGATATGTGA
- a CDS encoding RsmE family RNA methyltransferase yields MNRYYLPADSWQESGLVLQGEEAKHCSRVMRARAGDRIEVFDGNGCSAVCEILSVNKGAVACKLLERVQHRMPDHPMTLCQAIPKGGNMELIVQKSVELGVNVIQPLITAHTVARPESLAKKQAKWQRIALEACKQCGQNFLPEVKSPLSFASWVDQGPSFGLALVASLEDRARHVKSLFEEDPVSGSIALLVGPEGDFSEDEYRAVYELGFQPVSFGEIVMRVETATMYGLSVIQHELSAAE; encoded by the coding sequence ATGAACCGGTATTATCTTCCAGCGGATTCCTGGCAGGAGAGCGGCCTTGTTCTGCAGGGAGAAGAGGCGAAGCATTGCAGTCGGGTAATGCGCGCTCGGGCAGGTGACCGGATCGAAGTCTTTGACGGTAACGGCTGCTCCGCCGTGTGTGAGATTCTCTCTGTGAATAAGGGAGCGGTGGCCTGTAAGCTGCTTGAACGCGTTCAGCATCGGATGCCGGACCATCCGATGACCTTGTGTCAGGCCATCCCGAAGGGGGGGAATATGGAGCTGATCGTACAGAAATCGGTTGAGCTCGGAGTCAATGTGATCCAACCCCTGATCACGGCCCATACTGTCGCCCGGCCGGAATCACTGGCAAAAAAACAAGCAAAGTGGCAGCGCATCGCCCTCGAAGCTTGTAAGCAGTGTGGTCAGAATTTCTTACCTGAGGTAAAGTCGCCCTTATCCTTTGCCTCATGGGTGGACCAGGGGCCGTCATTTGGTTTGGCGCTTGTCGCCTCATTGGAAGACCGGGCTCGTCATGTGAAATCGTTGTTTGAGGAGGATCCGGTTTCAGGGAGCATTGCCTTATTGGTTGGCCCTGAGGGGGATTTTTCCGAAGATGAGTACCGTGCGGTCTATGAATTGGGCTTTCAACCGGTTAGCTTTGGTGAAATCGTGATGCGGGTTGAAACCGCAACGATGTACGGATTGAGTGTGATTCAACACGAACTTTCTGCCGCTGAGTGA